One part of the Diadema setosum chromosome 22, eeDiaSeto1, whole genome shotgun sequence genome encodes these proteins:
- the LOC140245327 gene encoding uncharacterized protein has translation MGTRCLIALFTLIFMLLAPVTSFPTRTTEQTRDHLGVSAFLRMLKDQILNRSRGTGSRGVFRGPKGHVPYAGSPNTEILSIWPQRPDVGPWEKTAELTNIANDSDLEISPDRPMPGMEDDKRGNDYGHGFFFGKRSTRDQAGQPEGEGEGEQQLQRNRRPDDYNWGMWFGKRGQSNAYGWGGFFGKRQGEVVEYDDFVA, from the coding sequence ATGGGAACACGATGCCTTATCGCCCTGTTCACTTTAATTTTCATGCTACTTGCACCCGTGACGTCATTTCCTACGCGGACAACAGAGCAGACACGTGATCACCTTGGGGTCTCAGCCTTTCTGCGCATGCTCAAGGACCAAATTCTTAACCGGTCAAGGGGTACAGGCTCAAGAGGAGTCTTCAGAGGTCCCAAAGGTCACGTTCCCTATGCAGGTTCCCCAAATACGGAGATCCTGTCGATATGGCCCCAGAGACCGGACGTTGGACCATGGGAAAAGACCGCGGAATTGACGAACATCGCCAACGATAGCGACCTAGAGATCTCGCCCGACAGACCCATGCCTGGCATGGAGGATGACAAACGGGGTAACGATTACGGCCACGGGTTCTTTTTCGGTAAGCGCAGTACAAGAGACCAGGCGGGTCAACCGGAAGGCGAAGGCGAAGGAGAACAGCAGCTTCAACGCAACAGGCGGCCGGATGATTACAATTGGGGGATGTGGTTCGGCAAGAGAGGGCAGTCTAACGCTTACGGCTGGGGAGGCTTTTTCGGAAAGAGACAAGGCGAAGTTGTGGAGTACGACGACTTCGTAGCATGA